A stretch of Dietzia lutea DNA encodes these proteins:
- the mqo gene encoding malate dehydrogenase (quinone) — MTSDQVAKHGTTDVALIGAGTMSATLGALLRRLQPDWDIQVFERLEGPAMESSDAWNNAGTGHSALCELNYSPKTADGDVDITKAVGVNEKFQVSRQFWSYAVENTILGDPTEWIRPVPHMSFVAGKDGQDYLQKRYDKLAGHPLFPGMNHTTDFSELERLVPLMAKGRSPEQPFALSHFSNGTDVNFGALTRQLVKYLTRTGTEVHYQNQVKDIERNTDGTWRLTVANRHTGDERTVDAKFVFVGAGGGALHLLQKSGIPEIKGIGGFPVGGQWLRCTDPQLVEQHQAKVYSQASVGAPPMSVPHLDTRVIDGKKGLLFGPFAGWTPKFLKMGSFLDLPSSIRLGNLLPMANIGLTEMSLVKYLITELAKNHGARVDSLRDFVPSAQEGDWEKVVAGQRVQVIKPNGRGGTLEFGTAVVNAADGSIAGLLGASPGASTAVDAMVDVLQRCFPSRFAEWKPALEEMIPSLGRKLAEEPALFTEQFERSTRTLKLDQKV, encoded by the coding sequence GTGACTTCAGACCAGGTGGCAAAGCACGGAACGACGGATGTGGCGCTCATCGGCGCGGGCACCATGAGCGCGACCCTGGGGGCGTTGCTGCGTCGGCTCCAGCCGGACTGGGACATCCAGGTCTTCGAGCGGCTGGAGGGCCCCGCCATGGAGTCCTCCGACGCCTGGAACAACGCCGGCACCGGCCACTCCGCCCTGTGCGAGCTCAACTACTCGCCCAAGACCGCCGACGGCGACGTCGACATCACCAAGGCCGTAGGCGTCAACGAGAAGTTCCAGGTCTCCCGTCAGTTCTGGTCCTACGCTGTGGAGAACACCATTCTCGGCGACCCGACGGAGTGGATCCGTCCCGTGCCGCACATGAGCTTCGTCGCCGGCAAGGACGGCCAGGACTACCTGCAGAAGCGGTACGACAAACTCGCCGGGCACCCGCTGTTCCCGGGGATGAACCACACCACCGACTTCTCCGAGCTGGAGCGGCTCGTGCCCCTCATGGCGAAGGGCCGCTCGCCCGAGCAGCCGTTCGCCCTGAGCCACTTCTCCAACGGCACCGACGTCAACTTCGGTGCCCTCACCCGTCAGCTGGTCAAGTACCTCACCCGCACGGGCACCGAGGTGCACTACCAGAACCAGGTCAAGGACATCGAGCGCAACACCGACGGCACGTGGCGCCTCACGGTGGCCAACCGCCACACGGGTGACGAGCGCACCGTTGACGCCAAGTTCGTCTTCGTCGGCGCGGGCGGCGGCGCCCTGCACCTCCTGCAGAAGTCCGGCATCCCCGAGATCAAGGGCATCGGCGGGTTCCCCGTCGGCGGCCAGTGGCTGCGTTGTACCGATCCCCAGCTCGTCGAGCAGCACCAGGCCAAGGTCTACAGCCAGGCCTCCGTCGGCGCGCCCCCGATGTCCGTGCCGCACCTGGACACCCGCGTCATCGACGGCAAGAAGGGCCTGCTGTTCGGCCCCTTCGCCGGCTGGACCCCCAAGTTCCTCAAGATGGGCAGCTTCCTGGACCTGCCGTCGAGCATCCGGCTCGGCAACCTCCTGCCCATGGCCAACATCGGCCTCACCGAGATGAGCCTGGTCAAGTACCTCATCACCGAGCTGGCCAAGAACCACGGCGCACGCGTCGACTCCCTGCGCGACTTCGTCCCGTCCGCCCAGGAGGGTGACTGGGAGAAGGTCGTCGCCGGCCAGCGGGTCCAGGTGATCAAGCCCAACGGCCGCGGCGGCACCCTCGAGTTCGGCACCGCCGTGGTCAACGCCGCGGACGGGTCCATCGCCGGCCTGCTCGGCGCGTCGCCGGGCGCCTCCACCGCGGTCGACGCCATGGTCGACGTGCTCCAGCGCTGCTTCCCGAGCCGGTTCGCCGAGTGGAAGCCCGCGCTCGAGGAGATGATCCCGTCGCTGGGCCGCAAGCTCGCCGAGGAGCCGGCGCTGTTCACCGAGCAGTTCGAGCGGTCCACCCGGACGCTCAAGCTCGACCAGAAGGTCTGA
- a CDS encoding LLM class flavin-dependent oxidoreductase gives MDHPDSAVRSASDALLQSVEFAEAAEELGADGAYFRVHHFARQLGTPAPLLAAVGARTHRIEIGTGVVDMRYANPLGFAEDIAAADLLAGGRVQLGVSRGSPEQVIDGWRYFGFRPGEGETDADMARRHTEVFLRAVEGAAFAEPNPRPMFPNPPGLLRVEPHSEGLRERIWWGAASDATARWAASTGMHLMSSTLKADESGEPLHVQQRRQIEAFREEWARHDHGFAPRVSVSRSIVAITSDADRRYFLGGGERGDQFGDIEPGLRAVFGRSYAAEPDQLVEELRADEAISAADTLLVTVPTQLGVDYNAHLLESILTHVAPELGWR, from the coding sequence ATGGACCATCCGGACTCCGCGGTCCGATCCGCCTCCGACGCGCTGCTCCAGAGCGTCGAGTTCGCAGAGGCGGCGGAGGAGCTCGGCGCGGACGGTGCGTACTTCCGGGTCCACCACTTCGCCCGCCAGCTCGGGACCCCCGCCCCTCTGCTCGCGGCCGTCGGCGCCCGGACCCACCGGATCGAGATCGGCACCGGCGTGGTGGACATGCGCTACGCCAACCCCCTCGGGTTCGCCGAGGACATCGCCGCCGCCGATCTCCTCGCCGGCGGGCGCGTCCAGCTCGGGGTCTCGCGCGGCTCGCCGGAGCAGGTGATCGACGGCTGGCGCTATTTCGGCTTCCGGCCCGGGGAGGGGGAGACGGACGCGGACATGGCCCGGCGCCACACGGAGGTCTTCCTCCGGGCGGTCGAGGGCGCGGCGTTCGCCGAACCCAATCCGCGTCCGATGTTCCCCAACCCGCCGGGGCTCCTCCGCGTCGAACCCCACTCCGAGGGTCTGCGGGAACGCATCTGGTGGGGCGCCGCCTCCGACGCGACCGCCCGGTGGGCCGCCTCGACGGGGATGCATCTCATGTCGTCCACCCTGAAGGCGGACGAGTCCGGAGAACCGCTCCACGTTCAGCAGCGCCGGCAGATCGAGGCGTTCCGGGAGGAGTGGGCGCGCCACGACCACGGGTTCGCACCGAGGGTCTCGGTGTCCCGGTCGATCGTCGCCATCACCTCTGACGCCGACCGGCGCTACTTCCTGGGCGGCGGGGAACGCGGAGATCAGTTCGGGGACATCGAACCGGGCCTCCGCGCGGTCTTCGGCCGCTCGTACGCGGCCGAGCCGGACCAGCTGGTCGAAGAGCTCCGGGCCGACGAGGCGATCAGCGCGGCCGACACCCTGCTCGTGACCGTCCCGACCCAGCTCGGCGTCGACTACAACGCCCACCTGCTGGAGTCGATCCTCACCCATGTCGCGCCGGAGCTGGGCTGGCGCTGA
- the cobA gene encoding uroporphyrinogen-III C-methyltransferase gives MIRPVNPYPVGLDLEGRRVVVIGGGSVAQRRVPVLLEAGAVVHLISPEVTPTLQGLIDTGRVWWEPREYRTGDLEGAWYAVAATRNSLVNARVAAEAEQHRTFCVRADAVTSGTAVTPAVVRRGQMLVSVLTGDRDRTAEARDIVARALDEAGAEAPEVDDSLRGTVALVGGGPGADDLMTVRGRRLLARADVVVADRLAPQRPLAELRPDVEIVDAAKIPYGRSMAQEAINEVLVDRAQGGKFVVRLKGGDPFLYGRGFEEAQACAEAGIPCTVVPGVSSALAVPALAGIPVTNRGMTHELTVVSGHLPPGHPGSLIDWEALARMRGTLVVLMGVKNSPAIAESLMAGGRSPDTPAAVVVDGSLEGQSTYRCTLGTMAGTLDEHEVRPPAIVVIGDVAGLPQVLAAD, from the coding sequence ATGATCCGGCCCGTGAACCCGTACCCCGTCGGCCTGGACCTCGAAGGCCGTCGCGTTGTGGTGATCGGCGGTGGATCCGTGGCGCAACGCCGCGTCCCCGTGCTGCTCGAGGCCGGTGCGGTCGTCCACCTCATCAGCCCGGAGGTCACGCCCACTCTGCAGGGGCTCATCGATACGGGCCGCGTCTGGTGGGAGCCCCGCGAATACCGGACCGGGGATCTCGAGGGAGCGTGGTACGCGGTGGCCGCGACGAGGAACTCCCTGGTCAACGCCCGCGTCGCCGCAGAGGCCGAGCAGCACCGGACCTTCTGCGTCCGCGCCGACGCCGTCACGTCCGGCACCGCCGTGACCCCCGCCGTCGTCCGGCGGGGGCAGATGCTCGTCTCGGTGCTCACCGGCGACCGCGACCGGACCGCCGAGGCGCGCGACATCGTCGCGAGGGCCCTCGACGAGGCCGGTGCCGAGGCCCCGGAGGTCGACGATTCCCTGCGCGGGACCGTCGCCCTGGTCGGAGGGGGGCCGGGTGCGGACGATCTCATGACGGTCCGCGGGCGTCGACTGCTCGCCCGCGCCGACGTGGTGGTCGCCGACCGGCTGGCCCCGCAGCGTCCGCTCGCCGAGCTACGACCGGACGTCGAGATCGTCGACGCCGCCAAGATCCCCTATGGCCGCTCGATGGCCCAGGAGGCGATCAACGAGGTACTCGTGGACCGGGCACAGGGCGGGAAGTTCGTGGTGCGGCTCAAGGGCGGCGATCCCTTCCTCTACGGACGTGGCTTCGAGGAGGCCCAGGCCTGCGCGGAGGCCGGGATCCCGTGCACGGTCGTGCCGGGCGTCTCCAGTGCGCTCGCCGTGCCCGCCCTAGCGGGTATCCCCGTGACCAACCGCGGGATGACCCACGAGCTGACCGTCGTCTCCGGACACCTCCCGCCCGGGCACCCGGGGTCCCTCATCGACTGGGAGGCGCTCGCACGCATGCGCGGCACTCTCGTCGTGCTGATGGGTGTCAAGAACTCGCCCGCGATCGCCGAGTCGCTCATGGCCGGGGGCCGTTCGCCCGACACCCCGGCCGCGGTGGTCGTCGACGGCAGCCTCGAGGGCCAGTCGACCTACCGGTGCACTCTCGGCACCATGGCCGGGACCCTCGACGAGCACGAGGTACGGCCACCGGCCATCGTCGTGATCGGCGACGTCGCCGGTCTCCCGCAGGTCCTCGCCGCCGACTGA
- a CDS encoding flavin-containing monooxygenase, whose amino-acid sequence MIDSPRGPVDQIDLLVVGAGFGGIAMADRLLREGRGRDFLVLEAADEVGGTWRDNTYPGCACDVPTALYSLSRHAHPGWSHSFGRQPEIHSYLVSVADRIGLRERLVTSCEVTAARWDATAGSWIVDTSRGQVRARHLVAATGALSAPSVPRLPGLDSFEGEVFHSARWRHDIPLEGKRVAVVGTGASAVQFVPEIAGTAEHVTVFQRTPGWILPRLDRPISERRKKLYRRLPLLQKLVRGRIYLGRELYVVVFTRAQVLLRFFEWFARFYLFLKVRDRRMRRALTPDFSIGCKRVLLTSHWLPALTRPDVTLVPGAASAVTPGGLVADDGTEHAADVIIFGTGFQPTEPPISKLITGADGRTLAEHWDGSPRAHNGVTVSGFPNLFLLYGPNTNLGHSSIVYMLESQAGHVLRLVDLTERSGGGTIQVRAEVEQAYADRMDRELAHTVWNQGGCSSWYIDSRGRNSLQWPTFTFRYREQVRTVDPGDFVLT is encoded by the coding sequence ATGATCGACTCGCCCCGTGGACCCGTGGACCAGATCGACCTGCTGGTGGTGGGCGCCGGCTTCGGCGGTATCGCCATGGCCGACCGTCTCCTACGCGAGGGTCGGGGCCGCGACTTCCTCGTCCTCGAGGCCGCCGACGAGGTGGGCGGGACGTGGCGCGACAACACGTATCCGGGCTGCGCCTGTGATGTGCCGACGGCGCTGTACTCGCTGTCCCGTCACGCCCACCCGGGGTGGTCGCACTCATTCGGTCGGCAGCCCGAGATCCACTCCTACCTGGTGTCGGTCGCCGACCGTATCGGCCTGCGTGAGCGGCTCGTCACCTCCTGCGAGGTGACCGCGGCGAGGTGGGACGCCACAGCGGGGTCGTGGATCGTCGACACGAGTCGCGGGCAGGTGCGGGCGCGGCACCTCGTGGCCGCGACGGGCGCTCTCTCCGCGCCGTCGGTTCCCCGCCTGCCGGGGCTCGACTCGTTCGAGGGGGAGGTGTTCCACTCCGCCCGGTGGCGACACGACATCCCACTCGAGGGCAAGAGGGTCGCCGTGGTGGGCACCGGGGCCTCCGCCGTGCAGTTCGTGCCGGAGATCGCCGGGACCGCCGAGCACGTGACGGTGTTCCAGCGGACCCCCGGGTGGATCCTGCCCCGGCTCGACCGTCCGATCTCCGAACGCCGCAAAAAGCTGTACCGGCGACTGCCGCTCCTGCAGAAGCTCGTCCGCGGGCGGATCTACCTGGGGCGCGAGCTGTACGTCGTCGTGTTCACCCGGGCGCAGGTCCTGCTGCGCTTCTTCGAGTGGTTCGCACGGTTCTACCTCTTCCTCAAGGTCCGCGACCGCCGCATGCGCAGGGCGCTCACGCCGGACTTCTCGATCGGCTGCAAACGCGTCCTGCTCACCAGCCACTGGCTCCCCGCGCTGACGCGCCCCGACGTGACCCTCGTCCCCGGGGCGGCGTCCGCCGTCACGCCCGGAGGCCTGGTCGCCGACGACGGGACCGAGCACGCGGCGGACGTGATCATCTTCGGCACCGGCTTCCAGCCGACCGAGCCACCAATCTCGAAGCTGATCACCGGAGCGGACGGCCGCACGCTCGCCGAACACTGGGACGGCAGCCCGCGCGCCCACAACGGCGTCACCGTCTCCGGCTTCCCCAACCTGTTCCTGCTCTACGGACCCAACACCAACCTGGGGCACTCGTCGATCGTGTACATGCTGGAGTCGCAGGCCGGACACGTCCTGCGACTGGTCGACCTGACGGAGCGGTCGGGGGGCGGGACGATCCAGGTGCGGGCTGAGGTGGAGCAGGCCTACGCCGATCGCATGGACCGTGAACTGGCCCACACCGTGTGGAACCAGGGCGGGTGCTCGAGTTGGTATATCGACTCGCGGGGCCGGAACTCACTGCAGTGGCCGACGTTCACGTTCCGGTACCGCGAGCAGGTCCGCACCGTGGACCCGGGGGACTTCGTCCTCACCTGA
- the mtr gene encoding mycothione reductase, protein MTQTPSRHFDLVVIGTGSGNSLVDESFADKSVAICEKGTFGGTCLNVGCIPTKMFVYTADTATSVTHSSTYGVDSTLDGVRWPDIVSRVFERRIDPIANSGEDYRRNRCDNVTVYDGHARFVGPRTIDTGTGEIITADSVVIAAGGRPSIPDIVTEAGVAFHTSDDVMRIPELPKSIVIQGSGFIACEFAHIFSSLGVEVTVIGRSDVLLKHLDRELAERFTAAAGRRWDVRLGQQITNMTATGEDRRGVEVSFEDGSTCSGDALLVATGRTPNGDLLGLSSAGVEMDGARVRVDEYGRTTAEGVWALGDVSSPFQLKHVANHEQRVLGHNLHHPDDLQPFHHSHVPYAVFTWPQIASVGLTEAEARAAGYDVTVKTQDYGDVAYGWAMEDSVGCCKLIADRATGLLLGAHIMGAHAPSLIQILIQAMEFEITVPDLARRQYWIHPAMAEVVENALLGLDFPDRGF, encoded by the coding sequence ATGACACAGACCCCCTCGCGCCACTTCGACCTCGTCGTCATCGGCACGGGCAGCGGCAACTCGCTGGTCGACGAGTCGTTCGCCGACAAATCCGTCGCGATCTGCGAGAAGGGGACGTTCGGCGGCACCTGCCTCAACGTCGGGTGCATCCCCACCAAGATGTTCGTCTACACAGCGGACACGGCCACCTCGGTCACGCATTCGTCGACCTACGGGGTCGACTCGACGCTCGACGGGGTCCGGTGGCCGGACATCGTCTCGCGGGTCTTCGAGCGTCGGATCGACCCCATCGCCAACAGCGGCGAGGACTACCGGCGTAACCGCTGCGACAACGTCACGGTGTACGACGGCCACGCGCGGTTCGTCGGGCCGCGCACCATCGACACCGGCACCGGGGAGATCATCACCGCCGACTCCGTCGTCATCGCCGCCGGTGGCCGTCCGTCGATCCCCGACATCGTCACCGAGGCCGGCGTGGCCTTCCACACCAGTGACGACGTGATGCGGATCCCGGAGCTGCCGAAGTCGATCGTCATCCAGGGGTCCGGCTTCATCGCCTGCGAGTTCGCGCACATCTTCTCCTCCCTGGGCGTGGAGGTCACCGTGATCGGTCGTTCCGACGTGCTGCTCAAGCATCTCGACCGCGAGCTCGCGGAGCGGTTCACCGCGGCGGCCGGGCGTCGCTGGGACGTGCGACTCGGTCAGCAGATCACCAACATGACCGCGACCGGTGAGGACCGCCGGGGCGTGGAGGTCAGCTTCGAGGACGGCTCGACCTGCTCGGGCGACGCGCTCCTCGTGGCGACCGGGCGCACGCCGAACGGCGATCTGCTCGGGCTGTCCTCCGCCGGGGTGGAGATGGACGGCGCCCGGGTCCGGGTGGACGAGTACGGCCGCACCACCGCAGAGGGGGTGTGGGCGCTGGGGGACGTGAGCTCGCCGTTCCAGCTCAAGCACGTCGCCAACCATGAGCAGCGCGTGCTCGGCCACAACCTGCATCACCCCGACGATCTGCAGCCGTTCCACCACAGCCACGTCCCGTACGCGGTCTTCACGTGGCCGCAGATCGCGTCGGTCGGCCTCACCGAGGCGGAGGCACGGGCCGCCGGGTACGACGTGACCGTCAAGACCCAGGACTACGGCGACGTGGCCTACGGCTGGGCGATGGAGGACTCGGTCGGCTGCTGCAAGTTGATCGCCGACCGGGCGACCGGCCTCCTGCTGGGCGCCCACATCATGGGCGCCCACGCGCCGTCGCTGATCCAGATCCTCATCCAGGCGATGGAGTTCGAGATCACCGTGCCCGATCTCGCGCGGCGTCAGTACTGGATCCACCCGGCGATGGCCGAGGTGGTCGAGAACGCGCTGCTCGGTCTGGACTTCCCCGACCGCGGCTTCTAG
- a CDS encoding YaaA family protein: MRILLSPSETKSVGGSGAPLDLTALSLPSLGDTRKVVADTLVPLCTGDPEAARAALGLSERLAGEVDLNAQLWSSPTAPALSRYTGVLYDALDQPSLSGAARSRAESRLWIGSALFGLVGASDPIPHYRLSAGTRLPGLGTLRSVWKPSLTAATAAWDDELVVDLRSGGYHQLGPVPGAVTVDVVTEYPDGTRKVVSHFSKFHKGLLARTLATSRAEMDDVASLLRVARRAGHTVEHESDSVVTMVTAP; the protein is encoded by the coding sequence GTGCGCATCCTCCTCTCGCCCTCCGAGACCAAGTCCGTCGGAGGCTCCGGTGCCCCACTCGATCTCACGGCCCTCTCGCTACCGTCTCTCGGCGACACCCGGAAGGTGGTCGCCGACACGCTGGTCCCCCTGTGCACCGGTGACCCGGAGGCCGCGCGCGCCGCTCTGGGGTTGAGTGAGCGACTCGCGGGCGAGGTCGATCTGAACGCGCAGCTGTGGTCCTCCCCCACCGCCCCGGCGCTGAGCCGGTACACGGGTGTCCTCTACGACGCCCTCGACCAGCCGTCGCTGAGCGGCGCCGCGCGATCGCGGGCCGAGTCACGCCTGTGGATCGGGTCCGCGCTCTTCGGCCTCGTCGGCGCATCCGACCCGATCCCGCACTACCGGCTCTCCGCGGGGACGAGACTCCCCGGCCTGGGGACGCTGCGCTCCGTGTGGAAGCCGTCGCTCACCGCCGCCACCGCGGCGTGGGACGACGAGCTCGTCGTGGACCTCCGTTCGGGCGGCTACCACCAGCTCGGTCCGGTGCCGGGGGCGGTCACGGTCGACGTGGTCACGGAGTATCCGGACGGCACCCGCAAGGTGGTCTCCCATTTCTCCAAGTTCCACAAGGGGCTGCTCGCGCGGACCCTCGCGACGTCGCGGGCGGAGATGGACGACGTCGCGTCGCTTCTCCGCGTGGCACGCCGGGCCGGCCACACGGTCGAGCACGAGTCCGACTCGGTCGTCACGATGGTCACCGCTCCCTGA
- a CDS encoding proline--tRNA ligase, whose amino-acid sequence MITRLSHLFLRTLRDDPSDAEVLSHKLLVRAGYIRRVAPGVYSWLPLGLRTLRRVEQVVREEMDAFGAQEISLPALLPREPYETTGRWTEYGPALFRLKDRKGNDMMLGPTHEELFTLTVQGEYSSYKDLPVTLYQIQTKYRDEERPRAGILRGREFVMKDSYSFDVDDAGLERSYQAHRDAYQRIFDRLGIEYVICAATSGAMGGSASEEFLAVSAAGEDTFVRSTDGAYAANVEAVVTPAPPARPLEGLPEATVHDTPDAPTIDSLVAWANSAGLGREVGAADTLKNVMLKVRRPGEEWELLAVGLPGDREVDMKRVEAALEPAEVAILEEADFAANPFLVKGYIGPRALRDNEVRYLVDPRVVEGTAWITGADEPGRHVVDLVCGRDFTPDGTIEVTEVREGDPAPDGHGTLTLARGIEIGHIFQLGRKYTDAFGFDVLGENGKPARVTMGSYGIGVSRLVAVLAEQFADDKGLVWPAEAAPADVHVVIANKDQAAIDGAATLVEAFDRARLEVLFDDRRASPGVKFKDAELIGVPWVVVVGRGWSEGTVELRHRATGEVTQVAVDGAADEIIRLIGAGR is encoded by the coding sequence GTGATCACGCGCCTGTCCCACCTGTTCCTCCGCACCCTCCGCGACGACCCGTCGGACGCCGAGGTCCTCAGCCACAAGCTGCTCGTCCGCGCCGGCTACATCCGCCGCGTCGCGCCCGGTGTGTACTCTTGGCTCCCGCTGGGCCTGCGCACGCTCAGGCGGGTCGAGCAGGTGGTCCGCGAGGAGATGGACGCCTTCGGCGCCCAGGAGATCAGCCTGCCCGCGCTCCTGCCCCGCGAGCCGTACGAGACCACCGGCCGCTGGACCGAGTACGGTCCGGCCCTGTTCCGCCTCAAGGACCGCAAGGGCAACGACATGATGCTCGGGCCCACCCACGAGGAGCTCTTCACGCTCACGGTGCAGGGCGAGTACTCGTCGTACAAGGATCTACCGGTCACTCTGTACCAGATCCAGACCAAGTACCGCGATGAGGAGCGGCCCCGCGCCGGCATCCTGCGCGGCCGCGAGTTCGTCATGAAGGACTCGTACTCCTTCGATGTCGACGACGCCGGGCTCGAGCGCTCGTACCAGGCTCATCGTGATGCGTACCAGCGGATCTTCGACCGACTGGGCATCGAGTACGTCATCTGCGCGGCCACCTCCGGTGCGATGGGCGGATCGGCGTCGGAGGAGTTCCTCGCCGTGTCGGCCGCCGGCGAGGACACGTTCGTGCGGTCGACGGACGGTGCGTACGCGGCCAACGTCGAGGCCGTCGTCACCCCCGCACCCCCGGCCCGTCCGCTGGAGGGACTGCCCGAGGCGACCGTCCACGACACGCCCGACGCCCCGACCATCGACTCGCTGGTCGCGTGGGCGAACTCCGCGGGCCTCGGACGCGAGGTCGGTGCCGCCGACACGCTGAAGAACGTGATGCTCAAGGTGCGCCGCCCCGGCGAGGAGTGGGAGCTACTGGCGGTGGGTCTGCCCGGCGATCGCGAGGTGGACATGAAGCGGGTCGAGGCCGCCCTCGAGCCCGCCGAGGTCGCGATCCTGGAGGAGGCCGACTTCGCCGCCAACCCCTTCCTCGTCAAGGGGTACATCGGCCCCCGGGCGCTGCGGGACAACGAGGTCCGGTACCTGGTCGATCCCCGGGTGGTCGAGGGCACCGCGTGGATCACCGGCGCCGACGAGCCGGGCCGCCACGTCGTGGACCTGGTTTGCGGGCGCGACTTCACGCCCGACGGGACGATCGAGGTCACCGAGGTCCGCGAGGGCGATCCGGCACCGGATGGTCACGGCACCCTCACGCTCGCCCGCGGTATCGAGATCGGCCACATCTTCCAGCTCGGTCGCAAGTACACCGATGCCTTCGGGTTCGACGTGCTGGGGGAGAACGGCAAGCCCGCACGCGTCACGATGGGTTCGTACGGGATCGGCGTCTCGCGCCTGGTCGCCGTCCTCGCCGAGCAGTTCGCCGACGACAAGGGCCTCGTCTGGCCCGCGGAGGCCGCGCCGGCCGACGTGCACGTGGTGATCGCCAACAAGGACCAGGCCGCGATCGACGGTGCGGCCACCCTCGTGGAGGCGTTCGATCGGGCGCGACTCGAAGTCCTCTTCGACGACCGCAGGGCCTCACCGGGCGTGAAGTTCAAGGACGCCGAACTCATCGGCGTCCCCTGGGTCGTCGTGGTGGGTCGCGGCTGGTCCGAGGGAACGGTCGAGCTCCGCCACCGGGCCACCGGCGAGGTCACCCAGGTGGCGGTCGACGGCGCCGCGGACGAGATCATCCGGCTCATCGGCGCCGGGCGCTAG
- a CDS encoding alpha/beta hydrolase, with amino-acid sequence MSPHSPDPAASGSDPRWTPDLLGPSYRRRDLPLGTDPDGEGPISATLVRHEDAPTRPDAVVLVVHGLSDYFFHTHLAEFLAARGTATYGIDLRKCGRSRREGVTPHFTTDLERYDDELDQALEVIVAEHPGVPVFVFAHSTGGLVVPLWLARRRDRSALEPVVGVVLNSPWFQLDVPERARAVLDPVIRTLGSVRPFYRLPLPTSDRYVISTHVDHDGDFHFDTTLKPPGGVGVRAGWLAAVRRAQRRLQAGVDLPLPVLLLRSTASSVGTRPRGGEIDVDTDLILDVRSMQRFADRVSADVTDIAVDGARHDVFLSRADVLEVVFDHLGRWLDQTLSAHPKES; translated from the coding sequence GTGTCGCCGCACTCCCCCGATCCCGCCGCCTCCGGATCCGACCCGCGATGGACCCCGGATCTGCTTGGGCCGTCGTACCGACGGCGCGACCTCCCGCTCGGGACCGATCCGGACGGCGAGGGGCCCATCTCGGCGACCCTGGTGCGTCACGAGGACGCGCCGACCCGGCCGGACGCCGTGGTGCTCGTGGTCCACGGACTGTCCGACTACTTCTTCCACACGCACCTGGCCGAGTTCCTCGCCGCGCGCGGAACGGCGACGTACGGCATCGACCTGCGCAAGTGTGGCCGGTCGAGGCGGGAGGGGGTGACGCCTCATTTCACGACGGACCTGGAGAGGTACGACGACGAGCTGGATCAGGCGCTCGAGGTGATCGTCGCCGAGCACCCGGGCGTGCCCGTGTTCGTGTTCGCGCACTCCACGGGAGGCCTGGTGGTGCCCCTGTGGCTGGCGCGGCGTCGCGACCGGTCCGCGCTGGAGCCCGTCGTGGGAGTGGTGCTGAACTCCCCCTGGTTCCAGCTCGACGTGCCGGAGCGCGCCCGGGCGGTGCTCGATCCGGTGATCCGGACATTGGGCTCGGTCCGCCCGTTCTATCGACTCCCGTTGCCCACGTCGGACCGGTACGTGATCAGCACCCACGTCGACCACGACGGTGACTTCCACTTCGACACCACCCTCAAACCCCCCGGAGGGGTGGGCGTCCGCGCCGGGTGGCTCGCCGCGGTGCGCCGCGCTCAGCGCCGCCTGCAGGCCGGCGTTGACCTGCCGCTGCCGGTGCTGCTGTTGCGTTCGACCGCGTCGTCGGTCGGGACGAGGCCCCGCGGCGGGGAGATCGACGTCGACACGGATCTCATCCTCGACGTCCGGTCGATGCAACGGTTCGCGGACCGCGTCTCCGCGGACGTCACGGACATCGCCGTCGACGGTGCCCGCCACGATGTCTTCCTCTCCCGCGCCGACGTGCTCGAGGTGGTCTTCGATCATCTCGGGCGTTGGCTCGACCAGACCCTGTCCGCACACCCCAAGGAGTCCTGA